A single Clostridium sp. AN503 DNA region contains:
- the dpaL gene encoding diaminopropionate ammonia-lyase, which translates to MKEEFKLVQYDRKAGQKYNLDFLGLESAKEVHHFHASFPVYKETPLAELKETAKDMGLADIYVKDESYRFGLNAFKVLGGSYAIGNYLAKRLGKNISEMPYEKLVSEDVKKELGEITFVTATDGNHGRGVAWTARQLQQKAVVYMPKGSAAERLNNILAEGADASITELNYDEAVRLANSQAEEKGWVMVQDTAWDGYEDIPTWIMQGYGTMAYEAYTQLPEKPTHIFLQAGVGSMAGAVAGFFSAVYGEDRPIITVVEPNKADCVFRTAEAADGKLHFVTGDMDTIMAGLACGEPCSIGWNVLRDYADNFISCPDYAAAQGMRILGNPAAGDNKVVSGESGAAAFGCVAEIMRNPELAELKVKLKLDENSRVLFFSTEGDTDKENYKAIVWDGLYPRR; encoded by the coding sequence ATGAAAGAGGAGTTCAAATTAGTCCAGTATGACCGCAAAGCTGGTCAGAAATACAACCTGGATTTCCTGGGACTTGAGAGTGCAAAGGAAGTGCATCATTTCCACGCAAGCTTCCCGGTATATAAAGAGACCCCCCTCGCCGAGCTGAAAGAGACGGCAAAGGATATGGGGCTTGCGGATATCTATGTGAAGGATGAGTCTTACCGGTTTGGGCTCAACGCATTTAAGGTGCTGGGCGGCAGCTACGCGATCGGTAATTACCTGGCAAAACGCCTGGGTAAGAATATTTCTGAGATGCCTTACGAAAAGCTGGTGTCCGAGGATGTGAAAAAAGAGCTGGGGGAAATCACCTTTGTGACGGCTACAGACGGAAACCATGGCAGAGGCGTTGCGTGGACCGCACGCCAGCTGCAGCAGAAAGCAGTAGTCTATATGCCGAAGGGCAGCGCCGCAGAGCGTCTCAACAACATCCTGGCGGAGGGAGCGGACGCTTCCATCACGGAGCTTAATTACGACGAGGCCGTGCGGCTTGCCAACAGCCAGGCGGAGGAAAAAGGCTGGGTGATGGTTCAGGATACTGCCTGGGACGGATACGAAGACATCCCAACCTGGATCATGCAGGGCTACGGGACCATGGCATACGAGGCATACACACAGCTTCCGGAAAAACCGACCCACATCTTTTTACAGGCAGGCGTTGGGTCCATGGCGGGAGCGGTTGCAGGATTCTTCTCCGCAGTGTACGGCGAGGACAGACCGATCATCACCGTGGTAGAGCCGAATAAGGCGGACTGCGTGTTCCGCACCGCAGAGGCGGCGGACGGCAAGCTCCATTTTGTGACAGGCGATATGGATACGATCATGGCAGGTTTAGCCTGCGGCGAGCCGTGCAGTATCGGCTGGAACGTGCTCCGTGACTATGCCGACAACTTCATTTCCTGCCCCGATTACGCGGCGGCCCAGGGCATGAGGATCCTTGGAAACCCGGCAGCCGGAGATAACAAAGTGGTGTCCGGGGAGAGCGGCGCGGCGGCATTTGGCTGTGTGGCGGAGATCATGAGGAATCCAGAGCTGGCAGAGCTGAAAGTCAAACTTAAGCTGGATGAAAATTCCCGGGTACTGTTCTTCAGCACCGAGGGCGACACGGATAAGGAAAATTATAAAGCGATCGTCTGGGACGGTTTATACCCGAGACGGTAA
- a CDS encoding helix-turn-helix domain-containing protein — MDETHYSISEAGKLVGVEAHVLRYWEDELQLEIPRNGKDHRYYTELHIKLLKKVKELKEKGYQLKAIEQVLKKMLDGDEISDPDEVLEQNAVNILKEGSAEDEMDGEGKLRMVQKRESTEVISQQEKMEQFQQLMNHIIGNAIGQAMEQNNEALSDEISRQVNDRMVQELEYMMRINDEREEERFKMLDETLRSYQKESKGKAEAAATKLPFFKKKKFGRSGKKL, encoded by the coding sequence ATGGACGAGACACATTATTCCATATCGGAGGCCGGCAAGCTGGTCGGGGTGGAAGCCCATGTACTCCGGTATTGGGAGGACGAGCTTCAGCTTGAAATACCACGCAATGGAAAAGACCACCGTTATTATACGGAATTACATATCAAACTGCTAAAAAAGGTAAAAGAACTGAAAGAGAAGGGGTATCAGCTCAAAGCGATCGAGCAGGTGCTTAAGAAAATGCTGGACGGGGACGAGATCTCCGACCCGGATGAGGTGCTGGAGCAAAATGCAGTGAATATCTTAAAAGAAGGAAGCGCGGAGGACGAGATGGACGGGGAAGGGAAACTTAGAATGGTACAGAAAAGGGAAAGTACGGAGGTGATCTCCCAGCAGGAGAAAATGGAACAGTTCCAGCAGTTGATGAACCATATCATCGGCAATGCGATCGGACAGGCCATGGAGCAGAACAACGAGGCGCTTAGCGACGAGATCAGCCGGCAGGTCAACGACCGGATGGTGCAGGAGCTGGAATATATGATGCGGATCAATGATGAGCGGGAGGAAGAACGGTTTAAAATGCTGGATGAGACCCTCCGCAGCTATCAGAAGGAGAGCAAAGGAAAGGCCGAGGCAGCGGCTACCAAGCTTCCGTTTTTCAAGAAAAAGAAGTTCGGGCGGAGCGGGAAGAAACTGTGA
- a CDS encoding sodium:solute symporter family protein, translating to MSSTQTTALVIILLYMAATVAIGLIASRMKQSKEAKQSNDDFLMASKSLGPVVLAATLFAANTGGASTTGIATNVHTYGLSACWYVIAAGIGFVLVSFIAPYFRKAQANTVPEIISKRYGKASHIFTAFTSIAALFMATGAQIIATASIINVVTGLSFQAAAIVTTIVVIIYTMVGGFKSVTAANMMHVLFITVGMTIAMFIMVNNSAVGGFGALFEKAKAVSAEAGNGLDLTSMTKIGIPTVAGYIAMYFMTFPTGQEIVQTYCSAKNGKAAMTGSVIAGLLSAAYAIVPAIIGLLAYTCIDGFAMGGAQKNALAEATIRFSPSIVAGLVLAAIVAATMSSASGNMIGTATMFTNDIFTPYINKGKKDDQKEMWISRVTMVVVGLVGLTVALTASNIISVMMGAFALRSAGPFAAFICGIFYKNVTQRAGFISIVTGTIVAAVWIYILNTPWGLSAMVPGGIAAFIAIFFFSWLDRKNGVAPAPAIKFDED from the coding sequence ATGAGCAGTACACAGACAACAGCATTAGTTATTATCCTGTTATACATGGCAGCAACCGTAGCTATCGGTTTGATCGCATCACGCATGAAACAGTCCAAAGAAGCGAAGCAGAGCAACGATGATTTCCTGATGGCAAGCAAATCCTTAGGGCCGGTAGTTCTTGCGGCAACCCTGTTTGCAGCCAACACAGGCGGCGCCAGCACTACAGGTATCGCCACCAACGTCCATACATACGGGCTTTCCGCCTGCTGGTATGTGATCGCGGCAGGGATCGGCTTCGTCCTGGTATCCTTTATTGCGCCTTACTTCAGAAAAGCACAGGCCAACACGGTGCCGGAGATCATCAGCAAGCGGTACGGCAAAGCGTCCCATATCTTTACGGCCTTTACCTCCATCGCGGCCCTCTTTATGGCGACCGGAGCACAGATCATCGCGACTGCGTCCATCATCAATGTGGTTACCGGGCTTTCTTTCCAGGCAGCAGCGATCGTGACCACCATTGTAGTTATCATTTACACCATGGTCGGCGGTTTTAAATCCGTTACGGCAGCCAACATGATGCATGTGCTGTTCATTACCGTAGGCATGACCATCGCCATGTTCATCATGGTGAACAACAGTGCGGTAGGTGGTTTTGGCGCACTGTTTGAGAAGGCAAAGGCAGTTTCAGCAGAGGCAGGAAATGGTCTGGATCTGACCAGTATGACCAAGATCGGTATTCCTACCGTGGCCGGCTATATCGCCATGTACTTTATGACCTTCCCGACCGGACAGGAGATCGTGCAGACCTACTGTTCCGCTAAAAACGGCAAAGCAGCTATGACCGGTTCTGTGATCGCAGGCCTGCTGTCAGCGGCGTACGCCATCGTTCCGGCTATCATCGGCCTTCTGGCCTACACCTGCATCGACGGTTTCGCAATGGGCGGAGCACAGAAGAACGCGCTGGCTGAAGCAACCATCCGTTTCTCCCCGTCCATCGTGGCAGGCCTGGTGCTTGCAGCGATTGTAGCAGCGACCATGAGCAGCGCATCCGGCAACATGATCGGTACAGCAACTATGTTTACCAACGATATTTTCACCCCTTATATCAATAAGGGCAAAAAAGATGACCAGAAAGAGATGTGGATCTCCCGTGTGACCATGGTTGTAGTGGGCCTGGTAGGCCTGACCGTGGCCCTGACCGCATCCAATATCATCAGCGTAATGATGGGCGCATTTGCACTCAGGAGCGCAGGCCCGTTCGCAGCATTTATCTGCGGTATCTTCTATAAGAATGTGACTCAGAGGGCAGGATTTATCTCCATCGTGACCGGAACGATCGTTGCGGCTGTCTGGATCTATATCCTGAATACACCGTGGGGGTTGAGCGCAATGGTTCCGGGCGGAATCGCAGCATTTATCGCAATCTTCTTCTTCTCCTGGCTGGATCGGAAGAACGGCGTAGCGCCTGCACCGGCGATCAAATTTGACGAGGACTAA
- a CDS encoding sigma 54-interacting transcriptional regulator — protein MPSILLEIQETVMKYADIMSKIAQIEVEVVDETLYRVAGTGIFRQHVNEDMAQEGYVYRHILRTGNEVIIYNPGKEDLCQNCPKKDICSEKIEISMPIRLNGEIIGVIGLVGSSEEQRERILSNERMYLELLEQIAEFIAVKAGELTEAKQRAALLDALDCVTNHVERGILILGRDDVITMANEPARRQLSVEAPEGKRAVVTATGDTFSRQHEYKVLLDGKEYFVMGHLYDLDQDPKRYSRVLIFESTRAMQQRFYEITNTVNPLSTFHIIGSSPQTLQMQEEIKKIARSTSTVLITGESGTGKELVATAVWKASDRRENRFIAINCGAIPEPLLESELFGYVKGAFTGADPNGRMGKFELANKGVIFLDEIGDMPLYLQVKLLRVIQERKIIRIGSNQVIPIDVRIIAATNKNLKEMMAENKFREDLYYRLNVIPLKIAPLRERREDIKDLVYYFANRYSSLFGKNLMKISEETMKLLHEYPWYGNIRELENTVEFMINMMEEDGILDVRTLPANISGQQSPEILAGADRPEQPKDTVVPLKELERAEIQKALRICGNDTEGKKKAAKMLGIGLATLYRRMEAD, from the coding sequence ATGCCCAGCATACTTTTAGAAATCCAGGAAACGGTAATGAAATACGCGGATATCATGTCCAAGATCGCGCAGATCGAGGTGGAGGTTGTGGATGAGACCCTTTACCGCGTGGCGGGTACCGGGATCTTCAGGCAGCATGTGAATGAGGACATGGCCCAGGAAGGGTATGTATACAGACATATCCTTCGGACTGGGAATGAAGTGATCATCTACAATCCGGGTAAAGAGGACCTATGCCAGAACTGCCCGAAGAAAGACATCTGCAGCGAGAAAATCGAGATTTCCATGCCTATCCGGCTGAACGGGGAGATCATCGGCGTCATCGGGCTGGTGGGGAGCAGTGAGGAGCAGCGGGAGCGGATCCTTTCTAATGAAAGGATGTATCTGGAGCTTCTGGAACAGATCGCGGAGTTTATCGCCGTAAAGGCGGGGGAGCTGACAGAGGCAAAGCAGCGGGCAGCGCTTCTGGATGCGCTGGACTGCGTGACCAACCATGTGGAGCGGGGGATCCTGATCCTGGGCAGGGACGACGTGATCACCATGGCCAACGAACCGGCCAGGCGCCAGCTCTCCGTGGAGGCGCCGGAGGGGAAGCGGGCGGTGGTCACGGCCACGGGAGATACCTTCAGCCGCCAGCATGAATATAAAGTATTGCTGGATGGAAAGGAATATTTTGTGATGGGGCATCTGTATGATCTGGACCAGGATCCGAAACGGTATTCCAGGGTTCTGATCTTTGAGAGCACCAGGGCTATGCAGCAGCGTTTTTACGAGATCACAAACACAGTGAATCCGCTCAGTACCTTCCATATCATAGGAAGCAGCCCTCAGACCCTGCAGATGCAGGAGGAGATCAAAAAGATCGCCCGCAGCACATCCACGGTGCTGATCACCGGGGAGAGCGGCACGGGAAAAGAGCTGGTGGCGACTGCTGTCTGGAAGGCCAGCGACCGGCGGGAAAATCGTTTTATCGCGATCAACTGCGGAGCCATACCGGAACCGCTTTTGGAGTCGGAGCTGTTCGGTTATGTGAAAGGCGCGTTCACGGGGGCGGATCCCAACGGGCGCATGGGCAAGTTTGAGCTTGCCAATAAGGGCGTCATATTCCTGGACGAGATCGGAGACATGCCGCTGTACCTTCAGGTGAAGCTTCTGCGGGTCATCCAGGAGCGCAAGATCATCCGCATCGGTTCCAACCAGGTGATCCCCATCGATGTGAGGATCATAGCGGCCACCAACAAGAATTTAAAGGAGATGATGGCGGAAAACAAGTTCCGGGAGGATCTGTATTACCGCCTGAACGTGATCCCCCTTAAGATCGCGCCTCTGCGGGAGCGGCGGGAAGATATCAAGGATCTGGTCTATTATTTTGCGAACCGTTATTCCAGCCTTTTTGGGAAGAATCTTATGAAGATATCGGAGGAGACCATGAAGCTTCTCCATGAATATCCATGGTACGGCAATATCCGGGAGCTGGAAAATACGGTGGAGTTCATGATCAATATGATGGAGGAGGACGGCATACTGGATGTGAGGACCCTGCCGGCCAATATCTCCGGTCAGCAGAGCCCGGAGATATTGGCCGGGGCGGACAGGCCGGAACAACCCAAGGATACGGTCGTGCCGCTTAAAGAACTGGAGCGGGCGGAGATCCAGAAAGCTCTTCGTATCTGCGGAAATGACACGGAAGGGAAGAAGAAGGCGGCTAAGATGCTGGGGATTGGACTGGCGACCTTGTACCGGAGGATGGAGGCGGATTGA
- a CDS encoding ORF6N domain-containing protein, giving the protein MEKELQTEKLIVSEETVKNLIFTVRNQQVMLDSDLANLYQVETKRLNEAIKRNIARFPTEFRFQLTEEEYCLLKSKTMNLAENAEGKGGRRYLPYVFTEQGIAMLSAVLRSDVAIQVSINIMNAFVAMRKFLVNNALLFERINEIEVRQLEHKKDTDRKFDQVFDYIAEYGESTQKIFFDGQIYDAFSLLVNLVSSAEKSLILVDNYVDIGTLNILAKKKMGVSVCIYTAKRTKLTGIDVEKFNSQYSQLDIKYTGAFHDRFLIIDDDRAYHVGASLKDAGKKCFAITLLEDGSFIKDILQRLELESEERA; this is encoded by the coding sequence ATGGAAAAAGAATTACAGACAGAGAAACTCATTGTATCAGAAGAAACGGTAAAAAACTTGATATTTACAGTACGCAATCAGCAGGTTATGCTTGACAGTGATCTGGCAAACCTTTATCAAGTAGAGACAAAACGACTGAATGAAGCTATAAAAAGAAATATTGCAAGATTCCCAACGGAGTTCCGTTTTCAGTTAACAGAGGAAGAATATTGTTTGCTAAAGTCCAAAACTATGAACTTGGCAGAAAATGCGGAGGGCAAAGGTGGAAGAAGATATCTGCCGTATGTTTTTACGGAGCAGGGAATAGCGATGCTTTCAGCGGTTTTAAGAAGTGATGTGGCTATACAGGTAAGTATTAATATTATGAATGCCTTTGTAGCTATGAGAAAATTTCTGGTGAATAATGCACTTTTATTTGAACGTATCAATGAAATTGAAGTTCGGCAATTGGAGCATAAAAAGGATACGGACAGGAAGTTTGATCAGGTGTTTGATTATATCGCTGAATATGGTGAATCGACACAAAAAATATTCTTTGATGGACAGATTTATGATGCATTTAGTTTGCTGGTTAATCTGGTGAGCAGTGCAGAGAAATCACTTATTCTGGTTGACAATTACGTGGACATAGGGACTTTGAATATTTTAGCAAAGAAGAAAATGGGAGTATCTGTCTGCATTTACACAGCAAAGCGTACTAAATTGACAGGGATTGATGTGGAAAAATTTAACAGCCAATATTCTCAACTGGATATAAAGTATACGGGAGCGTTCCATGACCGTTTTCTTATTATAGATGATGACAGAGCATATCATGTAGGGGCGTCTTTAAAAGACGCAGGAAAAAAGTGCTTTGCGATAACCTTATTGGAAGATGGATCATTTATAAAAGATATTTTACAGAGATTGGAGCTTGAATCAGAGGAAAGGGCCTGA
- a CDS encoding LytTR family DNA-binding domain-containing protein, translating to MIRIAIVEDDNNDMQILRNYLSRYEKETSAHFQISGFFDGLDIISDYKAEYDIILLDIQMKHLDGMRTAEKIRALDEDVIFIFITSTVQFAVQGYTVDALGYVLKPVPYLAFSQIMNKASRLVQKKQSKTYLTLEVDGCQLKLDTSQITYIESQKHDILVHCERGSYRTAGPLKRMEELLLSQGFAKCHNAYLVNLQHVMALMPNMVRLSDGAELAVSRARKKSFLDSFTDYMGGIQR from the coding sequence ATGATCCGGATTGCGATTGTCGAGGATGACAACAATGACATGCAGATTCTGAGAAACTACTTAAGCCGCTATGAGAAGGAAACCTCCGCCCATTTTCAGATATCCGGCTTTTTTGACGGGCTGGACATCATCTCTGACTACAAGGCGGAGTATGACATCATCCTGTTGGATATCCAGATGAAGCATCTGGACGGGATGCGCACTGCCGAGAAGATCCGCGCTCTGGATGAGGACGTGATCTTCATCTTCATCACCTCCACGGTTCAGTTTGCAGTCCAGGGATATACGGTTGACGCCCTGGGTTATGTACTAAAACCGGTTCCCTACCTTGCCTTTTCACAGATTATGAACAAGGCCTCGCGGCTGGTCCAGAAAAAGCAGAGCAAAACCTATCTCACCCTGGAAGTGGATGGCTGCCAGCTTAAGCTGGATACCAGTCAGATCACCTACATCGAGAGCCAGAAGCACGACATCCTGGTTCACTGCGAACGGGGCAGCTACCGCACAGCCGGACCATTAAAACGCATGGAGGAACTGCTTTTATCCCAGGGCTTTGCCAAATGCCACAACGCCTACCTGGTCAACCTGCAGCACGTTATGGCTCTGATGCCGAATATGGTACGCCTGTCCGACGGTGCGGAACTTGCTGTCAGCCGGGCACGCAAAAAAAGCTTTCTGGATTCATTTACCGATTATATGGGAGGGATACAGCGGTGA
- a CDS encoding GHKL domain-containing protein, with product MNIADLMDTPRICTAFAEWAACVTYIMMLRRKLSGGKLYAALAGLLAWFLFYQHMAGAAPLVLWIPGMIGAIACMYLSIRMICDVSPQDAGFCCIRAFVLAEFAASLQWQLNVWLVVHFNLRSLALTAALMSFIYLIVYTGYWFLEREHIPQDESLNITGKELFGAAMIALAAFTISNLSFVMPDTPFSSATSSILYVRTLVDFGGLVMLVTQMEKREELRMRSENQIMNVMLQRQYDQYRMSIDNVELLRREFHDLKHYMIAIRAEDDPQKRDQYLEEMEQAILAQEALTNTGNRVLDVVLTTKSTYCSQKQINFTCMADGSLISFMHVKDICSIFGNALDNAIECVSQFEDPEKRLVTLSMFRKNQFLMIQFENYTETPLELGANRLPLTTKGNTQYHGYGLKSIQAAAQKYGGSMTLQSKDNWFTLSVLIPME from the coding sequence GTGAATATAGCAGATTTGATGGACACCCCCAGGATATGTACGGCCTTTGCCGAGTGGGCGGCCTGTGTGACCTATATCATGATGCTTCGCCGGAAGCTGTCCGGCGGAAAGCTGTATGCGGCCCTGGCCGGGCTATTGGCATGGTTCCTTTTTTACCAGCACATGGCCGGGGCGGCTCCGCTGGTTCTCTGGATCCCGGGAATGATCGGCGCGATCGCCTGCATGTACTTATCGATCCGGATGATCTGTGACGTATCCCCGCAGGACGCCGGTTTCTGCTGTATCCGCGCCTTTGTCCTGGCGGAATTTGCCGCTTCCCTGCAATGGCAGCTGAACGTATGGCTGGTAGTTCATTTTAATCTCAGGAGCCTGGCCCTGACCGCAGCCCTCATGTCCTTTATATACCTGATCGTGTACACCGGCTACTGGTTTCTGGAACGAGAACATATCCCGCAGGACGAGAGCTTAAATATCACAGGCAAGGAGCTGTTTGGCGCAGCCATGATCGCCCTTGCAGCCTTTACCATCAGTAACTTGAGCTTTGTTATGCCGGATACGCCATTTTCCAGCGCCACCAGCTCGATCCTCTACGTCCGCACGCTGGTGGATTTCGGAGGGCTGGTCATGCTGGTCACCCAGATGGAGAAACGGGAAGAGCTACGGATGCGCAGCGAGAACCAGATCATGAACGTGATGCTGCAGCGCCAGTACGACCAGTACCGCATGTCCATCGACAATGTAGAACTTCTGCGCCGGGAGTTCCATGACCTGAAGCATTATATGATCGCGATCCGCGCCGAGGACGACCCTCAGAAACGGGATCAGTATTTAGAAGAGATGGAACAGGCCATTCTCGCCCAGGAAGCCCTCACAAACACCGGAAACCGGGTCTTAGATGTGGTCCTGACCACCAAGAGCACCTACTGCTCCCAAAAACAGATCAACTTCACCTGTATGGCGGACGGCAGCCTCATATCCTTTATGCATGTAAAGGACATCTGCTCCATTTTCGGAAATGCCCTGGACAACGCGATCGAATGCGTCTCCCAGTTTGAAGATCCGGAGAAACGGCTGGTCACCCTGTCCATGTTCCGGAAGAACCAGTTTCTGATGATCCAGTTTGAGAACTATACGGAAACACCGCTGGAGCTTGGCGCTAACCGGCTCCCGCTCACCACGAAGGGCAACACCCAGTACCACGGCTACGGCCTCAAAAGCATACAGGCCGCCGCACAAAAGTACGGCGGCTCCATGACCCTTCAGTCTAAAGACAACTGGTTTACTCTGTCGGTTTTGATCCCGATGGAGTGA
- a CDS encoding YgeY family selenium metabolism-linked hydrolase, with amino-acid sequence MVKERDDQVVSLCQKLVQQKSYSGHEDGVVEVLSANMKEMGFDEVTVDRYGNIIGCIKGSRPGKKLLFDGHIDTVPVTEEAEWQYPPFAAEIHEGKIYGRGTSDMKGAVAAMTCAAANFAKDTGKDFAGEIYVAGVVHEECFEGVAAREISRQVQPDYVVIGEASQLNLKIGQRGRAEIVVETIGKPCHSANPEKGINAVYKMAKVIEAIRTLEPTHHDTLGDGILELTDIKSAPYPGASVVPEYCRATYDRRLLVGETKESVLAPIKELLDKLMAEDPQLKVKVSYAVGREKCHTGSEIEGERFFPGWLYDKNDDFVQDVYAKLMEKGFTPEITQYNFCTNGSHYAGEAGIKTFGLGPSKENLAHTLNEYIEVEQLTKVTECYYGVMEALLK; translated from the coding sequence ATGGTAAAAGAGAGAGACGATCAGGTGGTTTCATTATGTCAGAAGCTGGTGCAGCAGAAGAGCTACTCCGGGCATGAGGACGGAGTGGTGGAAGTCCTTTCCGCCAACATGAAGGAGATGGGCTTCGATGAGGTAACGGTTGACAGGTACGGCAACATCATTGGCTGCATTAAGGGCAGCCGTCCGGGCAAGAAGCTTTTGTTTGACGGACACATTGATACAGTGCCGGTGACAGAGGAAGCCGAGTGGCAGTATCCGCCGTTCGCAGCTGAGATCCATGAGGGAAAGATCTACGGCAGAGGCACCAGCGACATGAAGGGCGCGGTTGCAGCCATGACCTGCGCGGCAGCAAACTTTGCAAAAGATACCGGTAAGGATTTTGCAGGTGAGATCTATGTGGCGGGCGTTGTCCATGAGGAGTGCTTTGAAGGCGTTGCAGCCCGGGAGATCAGCAGACAGGTACAGCCTGATTACGTTGTGATCGGTGAAGCTTCCCAGTTAAACTTAAAGATCGGGCAGAGAGGCAGAGCGGAGATCGTGGTTGAGACCATCGGAAAACCGTGCCATTCCGCAAATCCGGAGAAGGGCATCAACGCCGTTTATAAGATGGCAAAGGTCATCGAGGCCATCCGTACCTTGGAGCCGACCCACCATGACACCCTGGGCGACGGCATCCTGGAGCTTACCGACATCAAATCCGCTCCCTATCCGGGCGCGTCCGTAGTGCCGGAGTACTGCCGGGCCACCTACGACAGACGCCTTCTGGTAGGCGAGACCAAAGAGAGCGTGCTTGCACCGATTAAAGAGCTGTTAGATAAGCTGATGGCGGAGGACCCGCAGCTCAAGGTAAAGGTTTCCTACGCGGTAGGCAGGGAAAAATGCCACACCGGCAGCGAGATCGAGGGCGAGCGTTTCTTCCCGGGCTGGCTGTATGACAAGAACGACGATTTCGTCCAGGATGTATACGCAAAGCTTATGGAGAAAGGATTTACACCGGAGATCACCCAGTATAACTTCTGCACCAACGGAAGCCACTACGCAGGGGAAGCCGGGATCAAGACCTTCGGCCTGGGGCCGTCCAAGGAGAATCTGGCCCACACGCTTAACGAGTACATTGAAGTGGAACAGCTTACCAAAGTAACAGAGTGCTACTACGGGGTTATGGAAGCGCTGTTAAAATAA